In the genome of Pseudomonas protegens, one region contains:
- a CDS encoding aspartate aminotransferase family protein has translation MSAVTSLMHDSPVGLGAAPEETLYQFDESPLLARQSRQESNARSYPRRIPLALKRASGIHVEDVEGRRFIDCLAGAGTLALGHNHPVVIAAIQQVLADELPLLTLDLTTPVKDQFVQDLFGLLPEALAAEAKIQFCGPTGTDAVEAALKLVRTATGRSTVLSFQGGYHGMSQGALSLMGSLGPKRPLAGLLNNGVQFLPFPYDYRCPFGLGGAEGVKVNLHYLENLLTDPEAGVALPAAVIVEAVQGEGGVIPADLDWLRGLRRITEQAGVALIVDEIQSGFGRTGKMFAFEHAGIIPDVVVMSKAIGGSLPLAVMVYRDWLDTWQPGAHAGTFRGNQMAMATGSAVMRYLKQQRLPEHAAAMGQRLREHLLILQRDYPQLGDVRGRGLMLGVELVDPAGTPDAQGHPPQHLRLAPLVQRECLKRGLILELGGRHGSVVRFLPPLIISAAQIDQVADIFSKAVAAAVASL, from the coding sequence ATGTCAGCCGTTACCAGCCTTATGCACGATTCGCCGGTGGGCCTTGGCGCCGCTCCGGAAGAGACGCTTTACCAGTTCGACGAGTCGCCCCTGCTGGCCCGCCAGAGCCGTCAGGAATCCAATGCCCGCAGCTATCCGCGGCGCATTCCCCTGGCCTTGAAGCGGGCCAGCGGCATCCACGTCGAGGACGTCGAAGGCCGGCGTTTCATCGATTGCCTGGCCGGTGCCGGGACCCTGGCCCTGGGCCACAACCACCCGGTGGTGATCGCCGCGATCCAGCAGGTGCTGGCCGATGAACTGCCGCTGTTGACCCTGGACCTGACCACCCCGGTCAAGGACCAGTTTGTCCAGGACCTGTTCGGCCTGTTGCCCGAGGCCCTGGCCGCCGAGGCGAAAATCCAGTTCTGCGGCCCCACCGGCACCGATGCCGTGGAAGCCGCGCTGAAGCTGGTGCGCACCGCCACCGGGCGCAGTACCGTGCTGTCGTTCCAGGGCGGTTACCACGGCATGAGCCAGGGCGCGCTGAGCCTGATGGGCAGCCTGGGGCCCAAGCGCCCGCTGGCGGGACTCTTGAACAACGGCGTGCAGTTCCTGCCCTTTCCCTATGACTACCGCTGCCCGTTCGGGCTGGGGGGCGCCGAAGGGGTCAAGGTCAACCTGCATTACCTGGAAAACCTGCTGACTGACCCGGAAGCGGGCGTGGCCCTGCCGGCGGCGGTGATCGTCGAGGCGGTGCAGGGCGAGGGCGGGGTGATCCCCGCGGATCTGGACTGGCTGCGAGGGTTGCGGCGCATCACCGAGCAGGCTGGGGTGGCGCTGATCGTCGATGAGATCCAGAGCGGCTTCGGTCGCACCGGCAAGATGTTCGCCTTCGAGCACGCCGGGATCATTCCCGATGTGGTGGTGATGTCCAAGGCCATCGGCGGCAGCCTGCCGCTGGCGGTAATGGTCTATCGCGACTGGCTCGACACCTGGCAGCCGGGGGCTCACGCCGGGACCTTCCGTGGCAATCAGATGGCCATGGCCACCGGTTCCGCGGTGATGCGCTACCTCAAGCAGCAGCGGCTGCCCGAACACGCGGCGGCCATGGGCCAGCGCTTGCGCGAGCACTTGCTGATCCTGCAGCGCGACTACCCGCAACTGGGGGACGTCCGTGGCCGTGGCCTGATGCTTGGCGTCGAGCTGGTGGACCCGGCCGGCACGCCGGATGCCCAGGGCCATCCGCCGCAACATTTGCGTCTGGCTCCCCTGGTACAGCGTGAATGCCTCAAGCGCGGCCTGATTCTCGAACTGGGCGGGCGCCATGGCAGCGTGGTGCGCTTCCTGCCGCCGCTGATCATCAGCGCGGCGCAGATCGACCAGGTGGCGGACATCTTCAGCAAGGCGGTGGCCGCCGCGGTGGCCAGCCTCTAA
- a CDS encoding MbtH family protein, whose product MTSVFDREDILFQVVVNHEEQYSIWPDYKAVPQGWRTVGKSGFKKECLAYIEEVWTDMRPLSLRQKMDQQALAG is encoded by the coding sequence ATGACTTCAGTATTCGACCGTGAGGACATCCTGTTCCAGGTGGTGGTCAACCACGAAGAGCAGTACTCGATCTGGCCCGACTACAAGGCCGTGCCCCAAGGCTGGCGCACCGTGGGCAAGAGCGGCTTCAAGAAGGAGTGCCTGGCCTATATCGAAGAAGTCTGGACCGACATGCGCCCCCTGAGCCTGCGCCAGAAGATGGACCAGCAGGCGCTGGCCGGCTGA
- a CDS encoding class I SAM-dependent methyltransferase: MSEYLTLNKTNWDERAPLHAASADYAVQRFVDDPQFLSEVVQFDRPLLGDIQGLRGVHLQCHIGTDTLSLARLGAQMSGVDFSSASLAEARSLAQRCNTPIDYHESDVFLAAEVLPQGSFDLVYTGIGALCWLPSIERWAQTVGALLKPGGRLFIREGHPMLWALNEDHSDSLRVEYPYFERSEPLVWDDDATYVQTDSSLKATVTHEWNHGLGEIISALLGQGLQITGLVEHQSIPWEALPGQMVVDERGEWRLKEAPWRLPLSYTLQAVKRPA, encoded by the coding sequence ATGAGCGAATACCTGACACTCAACAAGACCAATTGGGACGAACGCGCGCCCTTGCACGCCGCCTCGGCGGATTACGCGGTGCAGCGCTTCGTCGACGACCCGCAGTTTCTCTCCGAAGTCGTGCAGTTCGACCGTCCTCTCTTGGGCGATATCCAGGGCCTGCGCGGCGTGCATCTGCAATGCCATATCGGCACCGATACCCTGTCCCTGGCGCGCCTCGGCGCACAGATGAGCGGCGTGGACTTTTCCTCGGCGTCCCTGGCTGAAGCCCGATCCCTGGCCCAACGCTGCAACACGCCAATCGACTACCACGAGTCGGACGTGTTCCTGGCCGCCGAGGTGCTGCCCCAGGGCAGCTTCGATCTGGTCTACACCGGCATCGGCGCGCTGTGCTGGCTGCCGAGCATCGAGCGCTGGGCACAGACCGTTGGCGCCCTGCTCAAGCCCGGTGGCCGGCTGTTTATCCGCGAGGGGCATCCGATGCTCTGGGCCCTCAATGAAGATCACAGCGACTCGTTGCGGGTCGAATACCCTTACTTCGAACGCAGCGAGCCGCTGGTCTGGGACGACGACGCCACCTACGTGCAAACCGACAGCAGCCTCAAGGCCACGGTGACCCACGAGTGGAACCATGGCCTGGGGGAAATCATCAGCGCCTTGCTGGGCCAGGGCTTGCAGATCACCGGGCTGGTGGAGCACCAGAGCATTCCCTGGGAGGCCCTGCCCGGGCAGATGGTGGTGGATGAACGCGGCGAATGGCGACTCAAGGAAGCGCCATGGCGCCTGCCGCTGAGCTACACCTTGCAGGCCGTCAAGCGCCCGGCCTAA
- a CDS encoding metal ABC transporter solute-binding protein, Zn/Mn family codes for MHSSLRHLSLRQLSLALALGGLISTPALAERDHFEPMRVVASHGMGNTALHSATAQKPLTVLASLPVTFGLGQLLLQGTDIKLERAAPANLPGSRQTAYFTGRGAPALSKLALDADAVIGLRSIWPDDPLYPNARRSNIRIVEIDAARPVDGALPGVALQPGKSDGLNAQPWLSSNNLGRMADVLAADLARLAPEAKPQIESNLAGLKQRLLKLSAASEARLAEADNLSVLSLSEHFGYLVSGLNLELVGVDARADNEWTPEALQQLQARLKDNDVALVLHHRQPSEALKAAISAGGSQLLVLETDGADPLSELEGNLQKVTQALAPKS; via the coding sequence ATGCACAGTTCATTGCGTCACTTGTCATTGCGTCAGCTGAGCCTGGCCCTCGCCCTCGGCGGCCTGATCAGCACCCCGGCCCTGGCCGAGCGCGACCACTTCGAACCGATGCGCGTGGTGGCCAGCCACGGCATGGGCAATACCGCGCTGCACAGCGCCACCGCGCAAAAACCGCTGACGGTGCTGGCCTCCCTGCCGGTGACCTTCGGCCTCGGGCAACTGCTGCTGCAAGGCACAGACATCAAGCTGGAGCGGGCGGCCCCGGCCAACCTTCCCGGCTCGCGGCAGACTGCCTATTTCACCGGGCGCGGTGCTCCGGCCCTGAGCAAGCTGGCGCTGGATGCCGACGCGGTGATCGGCCTGCGTTCGATCTGGCCGGACGACCCGCTGTACCCCAATGCCCGGCGCAGCAATATCCGCATCGTCGAGATCGATGCCGCCCGCCCAGTGGACGGCGCCCTGCCCGGGGTGGCCCTGCAACCGGGCAAGAGCGACGGGCTCAACGCTCAGCCCTGGCTGTCCAGCAACAACCTGGGGCGCATGGCGGACGTGCTGGCGGCCGACCTCGCGCGGCTGGCGCCCGAAGCCAAACCGCAGATCGAAAGCAACCTGGCGGGGCTCAAACAGCGCCTGCTGAAACTCAGCGCCGCCAGCGAAGCGCGCCTGGCCGAGGCCGACAACCTCAGCGTGCTGAGCCTCTCCGAGCACTTCGGCTATCTGGTCAGCGGCCTGAACCTGGAACTGGTGGGAGTCGACGCCCGCGCCGACAACGAGTGGACACCCGAGGCGCTGCAGCAGCTGCAAGCCCGGCTCAAGGACAACGATGTGGCCCTGGTCCTGCACCATCGCCAGCCGTCCGAGGCATTGAAGGCCGCCATCAGCGCCGGCGGCAGCCAGTTGCTGGTCCTTGAAACCGACGGCGCCGATCCACTGAGCGAACTGGAAGGCAACCTGCAGAAAGTCACCCAGGCCCTGGCCCCGAAAAGCTGA
- a CDS encoding metal ABC transporter permease, whose translation MTYEAFRLMVQGWASAGYLPEALAYGFVVNALLAGLLIGPVLGGLGTLVVVKRFAFFSEAVGHAALTGVAIGILLGEPYTGPYGSLFGYCLLFGILLNYLRNRTGLAPDTLIGVFLSVSLALGASLLLILAGKINVHILENVLFGSVLTVNGNDLLVLLIVGALVLGLSLPLYNRIMLASFNPQLAAVRGVAVKTLDYLFVILVTLITVAAVKVIGAILVGALLVIPAAAARLLRQSLKGFFWISVSIATVSTLCGILLPIVFDLPVPSGAAIILVAGVAFALAAIARGTVPSLKGNIG comes from the coding sequence ATGACCTATGAAGCTTTTCGCCTGATGGTCCAGGGCTGGGCCTCGGCCGGCTACCTGCCCGAAGCCCTGGCCTATGGGTTCGTGGTCAATGCGCTGCTGGCCGGGCTGCTGATCGGCCCGGTGCTCGGTGGCCTGGGCACCCTGGTGGTGGTCAAGCGCTTCGCCTTCTTCTCCGAAGCCGTGGGCCACGCGGCGCTGACCGGGGTGGCCATCGGCATCCTGCTGGGCGAGCCCTACACCGGCCCCTACGGCAGCCTGTTCGGCTACTGCCTGCTGTTCGGCATCCTCCTCAACTACCTGCGCAACCGCACCGGGCTGGCTCCGGACACCCTGATCGGGGTGTTTCTCTCGGTGTCCCTGGCCCTGGGCGCCAGCCTGCTGCTGATCCTGGCCGGCAAGATCAACGTGCACATCCTGGAAAACGTGCTGTTCGGCTCGGTGCTCACGGTCAACGGCAACGACCTTTTGGTGCTGCTGATCGTCGGTGCCCTGGTGCTGGGCCTGAGCCTGCCGCTGTACAACCGCATCATGCTGGCCAGCTTCAACCCGCAGTTGGCGGCGGTGCGCGGGGTGGCGGTGAAGACCCTGGACTACCTGTTCGTGATCCTGGTGACCCTGATCACCGTGGCCGCGGTCAAGGTCATCGGCGCGATCCTGGTGGGCGCGCTGCTGGTGATTCCGGCCGCTGCCGCCCGCCTGCTCAGACAGTCGCTCAAGGGCTTTTTCTGGATCTCGGTGAGCATCGCCACCGTCAGCACCCTGTGCGGCATCTTGCTGCCCATCGTCTTCGACCTGCCGGTGCCCTCCGGCGCGGCCATCATCCTGGTGGCCGGCGTGGCCTTCGCCCTGGCCGCCATCGCCCGCGGCACTGTCCCCAGTCTGAAAGGGAATATCGGATAA
- a CDS encoding metal ABC transporter ATP-binding protein — MTAIETLLRGPAIEFDQVSLSLGRTTILDRVTFQVQPGSVHALVGPNGGGKSSLIKTLLGQMPHQGQLRLQWPGAAGTIGYVPQALEFDRGLPMTVDDFMAAMCQRRPAFLGLSRHYAQAIGEALERVGMQDKRKRRMGALSGGERQRVLLAQGLIPAPQLLVLDEPMSALDEAGIQVFERLLHDWRQSGITLLWIEHDLEAVGRLADRVTGLNRRVLFDGPAQQTLTPERLLSLFSTHPRAAGSAA, encoded by the coding sequence ATGACCGCCATCGAAACCCTGCTGCGCGGCCCGGCCATCGAGTTCGATCAGGTCAGCTTGAGCCTGGGCCGCACCACCATCCTCGACCGCGTGACCTTCCAGGTGCAGCCCGGCAGCGTGCACGCCCTGGTGGGCCCCAACGGCGGCGGCAAGAGTTCGCTGATCAAGACCCTGCTGGGGCAGATGCCGCACCAGGGCCAGTTGCGCCTGCAATGGCCCGGCGCGGCCGGCACCATCGGCTACGTGCCCCAGGCCCTGGAGTTCGACCGCGGCCTGCCGATGACCGTGGACGATTTCATGGCCGCCATGTGCCAGCGCCGCCCGGCCTTCCTCGGCCTGAGTCGGCATTACGCCCAGGCCATAGGCGAAGCCCTGGAACGGGTCGGCATGCAGGACAAGCGCAAGCGACGCATGGGCGCCCTGTCCGGCGGTGAACGCCAGCGGGTGCTGCTGGCCCAGGGCCTGATCCCGGCCCCGCAACTGTTGGTATTGGACGAACCGATGTCGGCCCTGGACGAGGCCGGGATCCAGGTCTTCGAACGCCTGCTCCACGACTGGCGCCAGAGCGGCATCACCCTCTTGTGGATCGAGCACGACCTGGAAGCCGTGGGCCGTCTGGCGGACCGGGTCACCGGACTCAACCGCCGGGTGCTGTTCGACGGCCCGGCGCAACAGACCCTGACCCCGGAGCGCCTGCTCAGCCTGTTCTCCACCCATCCACGAGCCGCCGGGAGCGCTGCCTGA
- a CDS encoding metal ABC transporter substrate-binding protein translates to MPISSQRRPFLRGLLIGLLALTLSPLVSADPAKRLRIGITLHPYYSYVANIVGDKAEVVPLIPAGFNPHAYEPRAEDIKRIGSLDVIVLNGVGHDDFADRMIAASERPDIPLIEANENVPLLAATGVAARGAGKVVNPHTFLSISASIAQVNNIARELGKLDPANAKTYTQNARAYGKRLRQLRADALAKLTQAPNADLRVATVHAAYDYLLREFGLQVTAVVEPAHGIEPSPSQLKKTIDQLRELDVKVIFSEMDFPSTYVETIQRESGVKLYPLSHISYGDYSADKYEKEMQGNLDTVVRAIQEAGA, encoded by the coding sequence ATGCCCATTTCATCGCAACGCCGTCCCTTTCTGCGGGGGCTGCTGATCGGCCTGCTGGCCCTGACGCTCAGCCCGCTGGTCAGCGCCGACCCGGCCAAACGCCTGCGCATCGGCATCACCCTGCACCCCTACTACAGCTACGTGGCGAACATTGTCGGCGACAAGGCCGAGGTGGTGCCGCTGATTCCCGCCGGTTTCAACCCCCACGCCTACGAGCCTCGGGCCGAAGACATCAAGCGCATCGGCAGCCTGGACGTGATCGTGCTCAACGGCGTGGGCCACGATGACTTCGCCGACCGCATGATCGCCGCCAGCGAGCGCCCGGACATCCCGCTGATCGAAGCCAACGAGAACGTGCCACTGCTGGCCGCCACCGGGGTCGCCGCCCGGGGCGCCGGCAAAGTGGTCAACCCGCACACCTTCCTCTCCATCAGCGCCTCCATCGCCCAGGTCAACAACATCGCCCGCGAGCTGGGCAAGCTGGACCCGGCCAACGCCAAGACCTACACCCAGAACGCCCGGGCCTACGGCAAGCGCCTGCGCCAGTTGCGCGCCGACGCCCTGGCCAAGCTGACCCAGGCACCCAACGCCGACCTGCGGGTGGCCACGGTGCACGCCGCCTACGACTACCTGCTGCGCGAGTTCGGCCTGCAAGTCACCGCGGTGGTGGAACCGGCCCACGGCATCGAGCCCAGCCCCAGCCAGTTGAAGAAGACCATCGACCAACTGCGGGAACTGGACGTCAAGGTGATCTTCTCGGAGATGGACTTCCCCTCCACTTACGTCGAGACCATCCAGCGTGAATCCGGGGTCAAGCTCTACCCGCTGTCGCACATTTCCTACGGCGACTACAGCGCCGACAAATACGAGAAGGAAATGCAGGGCAACCTCGACACCGTGGTCCGGGCCATCCAGGAGGCCGGGGCATGA
- a CDS encoding DUF6162 family protein, producing the protein MTPATTQVVRPAGAGHETLYVLLLCALILSVAATVVLWRGETTETQSIASHQLDARRDLSAGEQGIYADLRVTLDEIHLLRAENQSLPTPEELAAEGFAPFAQDASSVSRGGHAWQLQDQAYLGLSQAPQVAGSFLMRLDPEDPAKVDIWLNRNPSVAVPVDLSDARLAAAGWRQVVAQFDAGVTRQHRH; encoded by the coding sequence ATGACGCCTGCCACCACCCAGGTCGTGCGCCCCGCCGGCGCCGGCCACGAAACCCTCTATGTGCTGTTGCTGTGCGCACTGATTCTGAGCGTGGCCGCCACGGTGGTGCTGTGGCGCGGTGAAACCACCGAGACCCAGAGCATCGCCAGCCACCAGCTGGACGCCCGCCGCGACCTCAGCGCCGGCGAGCAAGGGATCTATGCCGACCTGCGGGTGACCCTCGACGAAATCCACCTGCTGCGCGCCGAAAACCAGAGCCTGCCGACGCCCGAGGAACTGGCCGCGGAAGGCTTCGCCCCCTTCGCCCAGGACGCCAGCTCGGTCAGCCGTGGCGGCCATGCCTGGCAATTGCAGGACCAGGCCTACCTGGGCCTGAGCCAGGCCCCGCAAGTGGCCGGCTCCTTCCTGATGCGCCTGGACCCCGAGGACCCGGCCAAGGTGGACATCTGGCTCAACCGCAACCCGTCCGTCGCCGTGCCGGTCGATCTCAGCGACGCCAGGCTGGCCGCCGCCGGCTGGCGACAGGTGGTCGCGCAATTCGATGCCGGAGTGACCCGCCAGCATCGCCACTGA
- a CDS encoding thiamine pyrophosphate-binding protein, with amino-acid sequence MSKATPASPDSTSTLGRLWQQWRFHLNILLLLIPLGFMPKYLADASLFRGDSGLGEREIGEIQVGPWSLRLAEMRDQAPQLQGAAGYLKDFNAALCDACIEPVKATYLRIGKPRSLRAAGVIFFGSPYRMGASLPIPQKTKADAELWITLEGWDGSMHQASIPLSQASPATVAWLEKQGGK; translated from the coding sequence GTGAGCAAAGCGACCCCGGCAAGCCCTGATTCCACCTCGACACTGGGCCGACTCTGGCAACAGTGGCGCTTCCACCTGAACATCCTGCTGTTGCTGATTCCCCTGGGCTTCATGCCCAAGTACCTCGCCGATGCCTCGCTGTTTCGCGGCGACAGCGGCTTGGGAGAACGAGAGATCGGCGAGATTCAGGTCGGTCCCTGGAGCCTGCGCCTGGCCGAAATGCGCGATCAGGCACCGCAACTGCAAGGTGCCGCCGGCTACCTGAAAGACTTCAACGCCGCCCTCTGCGATGCCTGCATCGAACCGGTCAAGGCCACCTACCTGCGCATCGGCAAGCCCCGCAGCCTGCGGGCCGCCGGGGTGATCTTCTTCGGCAGCCCGTACCGCATGGGGGCCAGCCTGCCGATTCCGCAAAAGACCAAGGCCGACGCCGAGCTGTGGATCACCCTGGAAGGCTGGGACGGCAGCATGCACCAGGCATCCATTCCCCTGAGCCAGGCGTCCCCCGCCACCGTGGCCTGGCTCGAAAAACAAGGAGGCAAATGA